A segment of the Lycium ferocissimum isolate CSIRO_LF1 chromosome 5, AGI_CSIRO_Lferr_CH_V1, whole genome shotgun sequence genome:
ACACAGAAAATAGAGGAACAGCCCCCAATACATAACACACTACAGCATTCTTCCAATATGCAATTTCTGTACTGAtatcttccaattcaatttCACAAATCGAGGACTAACCCTGTTTTTCAGGCGCTACATACTCTAGTTTGAATCCGGCATTTGTGACCTTTGCAATATCAAAATTATCCCATATCGAACCTTTTTTCTCCACCTCATGTTCCTCCTCCACCTCTTCTGCCCATGAAATTTTACTATTGCTACTTGAAGCCTGGGCCAATGCTTCCCAATCAGCCTGTTGTGGTTTAGATACTGCATTTGCCAGTTGTATTTGAACCGAACCCTTTGTAGGGATCCTGTCTTTCTCAAAGTTCCTCAAACCTAGATTCGAGCTCAATTCATGAACCGATGTCGTTTTGCTCACTTCCTGAACCACCTTCCTCGCTTGATTTGGTGATGTATATGGTGTTCCTTTCCCAATTTCTACCATCGATTGCACTGATTTTTGCATTACCCCCTTCTTCTTCTGTTTCCCCATTCCAATTGCAGGAAATTCCCGAGCTTGTAGTGCTTTCAATAATGGACTTCGTGTCCTCTTCCCCATGGACAGTGCATGCTAAGCTAGCATGCGTCAAGAGAGAGAACCCAGGAGAGAGAAAGCATCAGGAGAATTTTAAATTCCATTAAATTTTTTTCGGATCAAAAGTTTCGAACATCGAGAATGAAAAAATTCTTGGCACGGAGCGCTTTTTGATCTAgtaaattttaatattattaaaaggctattaatttctttttttcaaatatgactatttccCACTACTTTATCTATAGCAACCACTAGTTATCATTGCACAATCACCATCATCAACCACCAACCGCTACTGTCACATCCAATCACCACTGCTAGTCGTTACAATAttttgttgggatcgaaataatcaggACATTATGCAAAAACTAATAATTGCAAACCTTTGCGGCTATAAATCATATGACATATAAACTACACTAAAAGAAACATAATACTTAATATGATTTGGTCAACTGACCTATATATgagaaaattaatataaaacaaACTATAAAAACTATAGAGAGAATAATCTTTAATCTTTccctaaacaagactctttaaTGACTACGTTACGGATGCCATCATGTTGTTGTATGAGAAGAAAGgatttctatttatagaagtcaAAAACTTCTTTTCCAAGAAAAGGATAGATGTAGCAAAGTCCTTTTCTACCAAGAAAACCTTTTCgaagtaaaacacaattatgatAGAATCTAAATAGTGTAAGAAATTCCGGACAAACCCTCACACATTCATCATGTCCACCATCAAAATTATCATAACTATCAACCACCACCATCACTACTACAATCGCATAATAttagaaaaattaaatatttttgcttaatatttctataccttAATTATTAATTAGGGGAGAAACTACTATTATTCTCATTACAATATACCCATAACTTTTAACTAACTCATGCCAACGAAAGGAGATAAGTAAGGTATACATAGAAGTCTTGAAAGGAGGTTTAATCTTTATTCCAATCGTCATCTTAATTATAAtttgatcatatatatatatatatatatatatatatatatatatataacaaaactaGTAATTTGAAATTCGTAAAATACTTTTCGCTGAAAAATTATTGAGATTTATTACAATATATAGTTAGAATTTTGACTCTTCATGAATAGTAAAATTCCATAATTGTAACCACAACATGATTTAAGGACCCCCATTGACTGTCACTCCTCCATCAACACAAATGATTTGACCAGTAATATATGAAGAAGCACGTAAGCAAAGAAATGCTACTGTTGCTGAAACTTCTCTTGGCTCTCCCGTGCGTTTCATTGGAGCTCGATCAATTAAACATTTAATCATCTCTTCTTCCTGAAATTTCTCATGAGTTATTAATatctattttaaaaagaaatgtaaaaaaattaggaaatcataaaattggaaattttaCATTCAGTGATTCGATGAGAGGAGTTCTAATGATCCATGGTGCAACAGCGTTGACACGAATTTTGTCCTTTGCCCATTCACATGCTAGATTTTTTGTAAGTTGATTGATGGCTCCTGATACGAGTTAATGGAGTCCAAtaacagaaaaggaaaaaaaaaattcagttctATACATTGAAGTATTTACACTTACGATCATGTCACTTGTAAAATCATTACATAGTCAATTTCACGTATGATTACTGAATAATTTTCCAGTCATATAATTATCTTTATCACATTAAAGTAATTGAACTTTTCATAGCATAACAAAAAAGTCATAAAACTATTTAATTCTATTAAAGTAACTGATTTTTATCCACTATAAAGGTAAGACCACTAATGATAGGTAGATTTGTCATTAAATGAGAAAGTTTAGTAACTCTACTGATATACTGGATAATAGTCAGTTATCTTATgtgagttttatgattttaccatTATAAATGATAAAGTTTAGCAACTTCATTATTATAGTGTGGAAAGTTCAGTCACTTTAATaagatagaaaaataatttgtcaCTCTATTGTTAATTTGTTACAATGGGTACCGGTTGGTGATCATACGTAAATCATTGttataaagtaaaataatcacTAACCTGCTAacacaaattaaattaaaaaataatataaaatattttatattgtcagtatatataacttaaaattaaaattaagaaaaaaagaaattgagcaTGCACAATGCAAAAGGAGAAGATCGAGTTGCTACCTTTGGAGGTAGCATagattgaagaagaaggtaTTGAAGCAATCCCAGCTGCAGATGAGAGGAATACAATGCTTCCATTTCCAGAAGCCTTTAATAAAGAATGAGCAAGTTGAGACAAGTTGTATGAAGCTTCaacatttgttttcattatcaTAGAGTAATCGTCTGCAGTAGTTTGTGTGGCTTCTTTTGCCACAGCAATACCAGCATTGTTCACCTGTTTTAAAGAGAAATAGTGgtgaataatatttataaattataacATCAAGCTTTTCAAGTTATGCACCAAATCTGACTTCTAAAAGTTTAAATTGTTAGCACGATaagatttttaattaattgctCAATTATGTTTTCAATATCACATTCCCTCACGTATGGACCCTGACGTTATTCCATTATATCAAGCAcgcatttttttgtttgtttttggatAGTAGATAGccgctatgttgctcggactagGTGTCGAGTGTCGGATACGGGTAcggatctagaggtcggattCGGCAGATGGCATaatctaaattttaaaattcgggggtacggatccagaataattcaaaattagaagaaaaataactaaatctatgcctagaaataaaaaaaaaacaaaaatgattttttatagttatgtttcatttataattaaatgttaatttttaattaacttgaaactcttctAGATATAATAAGTGTCCGCTCTTCAAGAGCTCTctgtttctttcaatttggcctcattttttttttctcagatTGGTCCATGGATTTGATCAAAGTAGTTTGACCAGATCCGACACGAATCCGGTGTCGGTGTCAGTGTCATGTCGTGTTGGACACGGGTGCGGCAGCAAAAGTGAagggtccgagcaacataggatAGCAGTGAGACTCAAACTCAGGGCTAGACGCATTGTCTGTGCTTTAATGTCATATTATTGAATTGTACATGTAACCAActcatctaaaagtttaattttttaattaattacttaattatgtATTCATCGTGGAGTATGACACCTTTTCACTTTTTGCATTGAATTAGTCGTTAATaaactactccctccatcccaatatGACGGTGTTCatatttcaagagtcaaataagtttttctttgatcgcaactttttaaaaatgcctTTTAtagatattttgagttgttaaTGTGACTGATAATACTTTtacatagttttcaaatatatctttgtaaattttattataaaaaactTAGACATTCTATGTCCAAATTTATACAGataaagaagtttgactctcgaaattcaaATTATAACACATAAATCGGGAAAGAAAGAGTATTAAACTAACAAACTTACTAGAATAGTGAGCTTCCCATTGAACTCATGGCTAACCATTTCCATAAGCTTTTCGCGTTGGACTTGTGATGATAAGTCGCATACTGACCCCGATACCTTAAATCCTTTGGTTTTCCAATTGCGCAAACATTCTTCTAGGTCCTCCTTACTACGTGAACATGTATACACATGTGCTCCAAAGCTCGCTAGTTCTTCTACAATGGCAAATcttgaaacaaaaaatatatacaaattaacAATTTCTACCAATATTTTACATTACATGATCACAACACGATTATAATCTATTTGGTTGAGCTTGGGGCAAGGTATGAGAGTTGagatgtttggccaagcttttagggAAACAAATAAGTGTTTGAGTAGTAGCAGCAGCTATTTTtcagaagttgaaaaaaaaatagattctcCGAGAAGCACTTTTCTCAAGCGTGGCTAAGCACAAACTGTTGTACTAATTTTGGTATAAGTGCTCTTCAAATTAAttaaccaaacacaaactgtCACTCtccgaaaataatttttcaaaaagcaCATAAGATTAAAaccacttttcaaaataaacaaattttGAAAGTTTGGCCAAGCAATAAATCAAGAATCTAAATTATTGAAAATCACTTACCCTAAGCCTCGAGTACCCCCAGTAACAAGTGCAGTTGTTCCATTAGCGAGTGACCATATTCCATCTTTTGTAAAACAATCTGTTTGAGCCATTGCTAGTTTATGTGAAAGCAGCCTGATAATTCACTGCAATGGATATATTGAAATTAAAAGGCAAAGATACTCTCTCAAATGATTATATATACTAGCTTTCTTTTGACTAGTAAATGATCTTACCTTTCACGAAACAGTTAGTCAAACTAAAAACAAAAGGACTTACGACTTCCTTTAAATTTATACTACAAACCTTTTTTCCCTTTCACAAATCAATTGTCAAACTTGAGACAGGTGGATATGTTGAAAAGGCAAAGATATTCTCTCAAATGATTATATATAATAGCTTTTCTTTTTACTAGTAAATGATCTACCTTTCACGAAACAGTTAGTCaaacttaaaagaaaaagacttACGACTTCCTTTAAATTTATACTACAAACCTTTTTTCCCTTGCACGAATCCATTGTCAAACTTGAGGCCAGTTGACAagcactattttttttattttttattattccaCCTATATAATGTGTGGTTCCGATTCGGCCGTTGACTGAGTAACTCAAATTTGCGCTGAATAAGATTCAttaaaggagaaaataattccCACCAATATTTTAATACTTCAAATTGAAACATGATACTTCTGATTAAAGgtggatttatttatttaattataattcgTTATCGTAATTTATGAACACTTACGACACTTGTGAGAAAATTACAGGCAGCAATTTAATATTTCTTAGTCCAAGATGGCAAGCCGTGCGGCTTGTACATGCAAATGTTATTAATACGATAGACGAGAGAAAAACTAAATGCCGCCCCATTTTCTGAAAAACATTAATGCGATTGAGATAGACGAGAGAAAAAATCAGTGAGAAAGCCCATTTTCTAAAAAACATTAATGCGATTATGGATAGACGAGAGAAAAATTTCCTTCTGATAAGTAAGCATTTGTGattaggtaaaaaaaaaaatagaaaaataaagcCCATTTCTGAAAAACATTAATGCGATTGAGAAAAATAGATGAGAGAAACAAAATATTGCCTGATGTTTTTAAGTAAAGCAGTCAATTAAGTTATTCCctcatatttttatattttcttgttGGTATATACTTTTCGTAGACATTTTAGTTAGTTATTCGACTTATTATGGAAGGAAAAGGTATACAcgtttcttttaattttcatagTTGTATATCAGATTGGCAAAGGAGTTTTTTACaatatcattttattttatcttatatTTCCTTCTGATAAGTAATTTTTGAAATGCACAATTTGTCAaattaggtaaaaaaaaaaatagaaaaataaacatGCAAAAACGTTAATTGTAGTTTCAGGAATTTTAAATGTTTAAGAATTATTTTACTCAGATCATAAAGTAGTAATTAGTTTTTCTCTAAATTATTTTTGTATCGTAATTTGGATAATTTATTcttaggaaaaatcaagaacaaaaggtaaagaaaagaaaacaaaatattgCCTGATGTTTTATATTAAAGTTTATATATAATCTCGTTACGTCTAAAACAATCAATTAGAGTGGACtagcaaaatattttcaatttcaaataatcaaacatcgaaaattagtttcatcaagcaaattaaaaagaacTTGATCTTGCATATTAATAGAGTACATAAGTATTCAACATAAAGATTAATTGTTATAAGGAACCATTAATTGTGAGTCCaccatcaacacatataacttGGCCAATAATATATGAAGCAGCTGGGAAGCAAAGGAATGCCACCATTGCTGAAACTTCTTTTGTCTCATCAGTTCTGCAGGTTGGTGTTTTATTAATACTTCTTTCAATGAATTCTCTAGTCAATGGATCTTGCTGAAATGATCAGATAAAACTTCAGTAATAGATGCAAATAATTAATATAACAAATCAATCCCAATTGCATTTTAAAATTGTTAGATTGCCCGACATTTAATTTGTGGATGATGGGACGAAAATGTCTCACATCATAAGGTGGTGGGCGGTGGGCTGGTGGTGTGGGTGAAGGTGGTGTGTGTGGGTCAGGATTGAGTTAGATCCAATTTTCGACCATACAAAAtgaaaggaatttttttttttttttttattatcccatttattatttatcattaatttacACACATTCATATTGTTAGTTCACtcgaaaataaaataaaaattaaattgttgatTTTTTCGACCccatattatgttatatatgttcTAGTTGTTCAAAGGTGTGCAGGGTGTTAGATTATCTCACGTTGGTTGAGGGAATGAATTGTTATTTCCTTATATGTTATTAGGCAATTCTCAATTACTGAATTAGTTTTTGTAGTTAAATTAAGCTCAATATCCAATTTCTTATGAGAAACTACTTCACAGTTGCACGATTGATTGAATTATCTTCTTCGTAGCTGAAAACATCACAACGCCGGTTAAAAATTTGTTATTGGGTGGAATACACCATTATGGTGCTAATTAATTCACTAGTCAACTTATCAATCCTCCACCTAAATCCTAATTGATTGGCTATAAAAATACCGATGTACAAAGATACTCTTTTCAGGGAAAGAAGGTTACCTCTGCTGCTTCGATAAGTGGTGTATTGATAATCCAAGATGCAACTGTGTTGACTCGAATATTGTCTTTAGCCCACTTGTAAGCCAAGTTCCTTGTAAGTTGATTCATTGCTCCTTTTAATATggaaaatacacaaaaaaaaaaaaaaaattatatgttgtACTAGTAATAGTACCACCTTTAGCTGCATCTACATTTTTTAGATAtcaaaggcaatattttgaaaTATAACGTATTTTCCAGATAAATTTTAAAGTATTTAGCAATTAGTGGCACTTTTAATTGGTTATTGGTCTCTATCTATCCCTAGTTCATTGCCCACATAAATAATCTaacatttcaatttatatgaacagCAGGACTTTGACATTCCCTAATTAGTGGGATCAACAAATTTAATAAAGTTTACTTTTTGCCTCTTAAAACCTTTATAATACGAAGAGTTTGTTTGGTATGATGTCGGAAGTCATTTCCTATAGGAAACTATTTTTCTTCAGAAAGTCATTTACATGCGTTTGGATGACATACCATAATTTCCATCAAATTTGGGAGATGACTTCCCTCACTTTATCAGAATATTGTCCAATCAGTTACtcatatttataaaatatatatattattttcaaaaaatattcaacATAAAGATTAATGGTTAGAAGGAACCATTAATTGTGAGTCCACCATCAACATATAACTTGACCAGTTAATATATGAAGCAGCTGGGAAGCAAAGGAATGCCGCCATTGCTGAAACTTCTTTTGGCTCTCCAGCTCTGCAGATTGGTGTTCTACTAGTACTTCTTTCAATAAATCCTCTAGTCACTGGATCTTGCTGAAATGATCAGATAAAATTTGAATAATAGATGCAAATAACTAATATTACAAATTAATCCCAATTGCATTTGAAAATTGTTATAGGCTGCCCGACATTGCGGAGGGATGAACAATTCTCACCTCTTAAGCTGAATTTCAGGATTGAGTCAGATCCATCAATTTTCTTATCATGGTATAATATAAGTGTTACACTCATTCATATTGTTAGTTCACTCAATTTTGGACCTCAcgttatgttatatatgttcCAGTTGTTCAAGGGCGTGCAGGCCTGTTAGATTATCTCAAGTTGATGGAGGGAATGGATTGTTATTTCCTTATATGTTGTTAGGCAATTCTCAATTATTGAGTTAGTTTTGTTAGGGTTTGTCCTGAATTTCCAATATCTTATTTGGATTCTACcataattatttatttcaaaaaggtTTTCTTTGTCGAAAAGGACACTACCATATTTATCTCTTTTCTTGGAGCAGAAGTTTTACACTTCTATAAATTGAGGCTATTCCCTTCAAACAAAAGACACAATAGCATCCAAAATGTATTCGTTTAGAGAGTTTTGTTTCGGGGGAGATTTTTCTGTCAATAgtttttattctttcttttatattagttttttatATGTAGGTCAATTGACCAAATAATATCAAAGTATTATGCGTCTTAGTATATTTTCATTGTTGTATGATTTATCGTCGTTCAAGATTTGCAATTATTAGCTCCCGCACGAAGCCttgattatttcgatcccaacaattTTTTGGAGTTGAATTAAGCTTAATATCCAATTTTCTATGAGAAACTAACTTGCAATTGCACGATTGAGTGAATTATCTCCTTCATGCTAAAAACATCATTGCAACTGTTAGAAATTTATTATTGAGTCGGGTACACCCAAAAAAGATGTTCACTAGTCAATTAGTTAATCATATTTCATAGTTTCTATACTAtactttttaataattactctctccgttccaaaaagattgtcctggTTTGACGGTCCAAAACaaaccttagatatttgtgtggctataaatcatctcataaagttaaattgtttctaaatatagaaaggtgaaaATCTTTTTATGACAAACTAATAAGGGCAGTaaaacaatctttttgggacagagagcgtatttttaaaaaataaaataacatatacacatactataattagaagaagaagaaaaaaaccccccaaaatttGGGGGCCTAAAGCAATGGCCTTAGAGGCCTTACCCTCTAGCCGGCCCTGCCGTTGAGTAAAGCATGCATCTAGTAAGTAGAAGAAATGATACAGGGAAAGAATGTTATGCCATTGCTGCTTCGATGAGTGGTGTACTATTGATAAACCATGGTGCAACTGCGTTGACTCGAATATTGTCCTTAGCCCACTCGTAAGCCAAGTTCCTTGTAAGTTGATTCATTGCTCCTTTTAATATGGAAAATACACAAGAATTTTCATCTGCTGTACTAGTAATTGTACTACATTTAGCTGCATCTATTACATCGTTCATATATCAAAATCAAATGCAACATTTTGTAAGATAACTAAACTTTTTTTATAGATAATTTTAAAGTATGTAGTAATTAGGAGCACTTTAGGTCTATATACACCTAGCTCATTTCCCACAGAAATGATCtaaaatttcaatttatatgaacaaCAGGACTTTGACATTCCCTAATCGGATCAACAAATTGAATAAAGTTTACTTTTTACCCCTTCAAACCTTTGGAACATGACCCAATGTGCCCAGTATGATGGAAGTCCTTTCTGAGGaatatattttcttgaaaaagtgAATCATTTACTAATTTACTTGCGTTTAGTTGACCGAACatacttttcaagaaaaatattttcatcagattttgaaaaatgACTTTCCTCACTTTATTAGGGTACCGACTGATTTGCTAATGTTATTGttaatttttaataaatatttatttttttgaaaaaattcacTCACCAATCAAataccaaattttatttttctctaaaaatgatttttttttaataccaaatACACTCATCAACATGTatttaagagcccgtttggccataagaattattcactttattccggaattttttttcacctttttttcgGAATCAGCGTTTGACCATGAAagtttcaaatacaacttgaagttgtattccggaattccaaaaacaagaacaacttgtttttttttaaaaaatcacttttttcacaGCCAAAACAATTACATTTCAAccaaaaatacaatttcaaaaactatggctaaacacaactccaactccaaaattccaaaaaaaaaagtgaatttttttttggtttctatggccaaacggctacTAAGTCCTCAAGAAACATAACTCAGAAAATACATATATCACATGAGTAACACATTGATCGGATGAGATTACCTTTAGTTGCTGAATACATGGAATTAATTTGCTGGCAATGCCACAAGCCCTGCAACAGAAGAGATAAACCCAATGATTCCACGTCTGACGCCTTTAAAACGGAGTGTGCAATTTGAGAGATCTAGTGAGAAGCTTCAAAATTGGTATGAGAATAGAGTAATCCTCTTCAGTGAACTCTGTTGCTGGCTTAAGTATCAGTGTTCCAGCATTATTTATCTTTCCAGAAAACAAAAAGGTTAAATTACTTCAGTCATAGAGCGTAATAGATGTTAGGCTTAATACATAGACAATCTCTTAACTTGCcagtaaatttcatttaaacACTCGAATTAC
Coding sequences within it:
- the LOC132057110 gene encoding tropinone reductase homolog, giving the protein MAQTDCFTKDGIWSLANGTTALVTGGTRGLGFAIVEELASFGAHVYTCSRSKEDLEECLRNWKTKGFKVSGSVCDLSSQVQREKLMEMVSHEFNGKLTILVNNAGIAVAKEATQTTADDYSMIMKTNVEASYNLSQLAHSLLKASGNGSIVFLSSAAGIASIPSSSIYATSKGAINQLTKNLACEWAKDKIRVNAVAPWIIRTPLIESLNEEEMIKCLIDRAPMKRTGEPREVSATVAFLCLRASSYITGQIICVDGGVTVNGGP